The sequence below is a genomic window from Hugenholtzia roseola DSM 9546.
TTAAAAATAAACTAAAAATTATTATCCAACCTAATAGTAAAATTCTGTTTTTACACCAGTATTTATCTAAAATAATGATATAAAAAATGTAATACAGACATGTTGCAAGTATGTTGTGATAAAGGGTAGTGTGAAACAAAACAGTGTTGAAAAACTATCGCAATATACGAAAAAATAGCGCATCAGGGACGAAAAAATCTCAAAAAACTTAATACTTCTTAACAAAATGTTTTCTTTTTTTGTGTTTTTGCCTAAAAAAGAGAAAAAAAGAGAAAATGGATTAGATTTTTTCAACTCCAATTTTTAGACTTTCTTTGTTTTATTCTATTCTAATTTTACGACATTCTGGGGAACTGAAAACCTCATCTTCATAGGCAAAGCCATTTTGTTTAACGCTTCATTTTCAGTCCTTTCAAAACAAAAAAAAAGCCGTCGGCGAGGCTCTTAGCCCTCGCCGACGGCTTTGTCAAAACAAGTTTTTTACAAAAACAAATCGGTCGCAGACCAAAAAAAAGAAAAAGAAAAGGTTTTCAAACCTCGCCGACGGGCAAAGCCCTCGGCGACGGTTTCGCTATTCTTTTACAATCTTAACCGTTTGCTGCATCTCGTCGGAAACAATTTGCAACGTATAAACCGCATTGGCAAATTTACCCAAATCAAGGCTCACTTCTTGCGCATTTGTCCAAGTTTGGCGCAAAAGCTCTCTGCCCAAAGCATCATATAGGCGAATTTGCAACTCTTTTTGGCTCGCTTCAAAACGCAACGTTACGCGGTCTTGGGTAGGATTCGGAAAAACACTAAATCCTTGATTTTCAGGCATTTCCTCCTCGCCCAAAGTAATCGCTGCAAAGGTTTTGCTACGCGAAGCCGTCTGACAATCCTGACCATAGGTAGCCAAAACGCGATAGCTGCCATTTTGTGTAGGCGTGAAAATCAACTGATTTTCCGAACCTGATACACTTACAAATTCACCATTTGTACCCAAATTTCTATCTAAAATTTGCCATATAAAAGGGACGTTTTCGGAAAGTGTCGCTTCCAAAACATTGCCATTTTGCACAATGCGAATGTCGGGCGCAACATAGCTAAGTAGCTCAAATTCAGCCGATTCTAC
It includes:
- a CDS encoding T9SS type A sorting domain-containing protein, with amino-acid sequence VESAEFELLSYVAPDIRIVQNGNVLEATLSENVPFIWQILDRNLGTNGEFVSVSGSENQLIFTPTQNGSYRVLATYGQDCQTASRSKTFAAITLGEEEMPENQGFSVFPNPTQDRVTLRFEASQKELQIRLYDALGRELLRQTWTNAQEVSLDLGKFANAVYTLQIVSDEMQQTVKIVKE